A genomic segment from Rahnella aceris encodes:
- the pdxH gene encoding pyridoxamine 5'-phosphate oxidase, which yields MSDNKEFDIADSRREYTRGGLRRADLTPEPLPLFEHWLKQACDARLADPTAMVVATVDERGQPFQRIVLLKHYDEKGLVFYTNLGSRKAQQLANNSRISLLFPWHMLDRQVIVLGQAERLSTLEVMKYFTSRPKDSQIGAWVSQQSSRISARGVLESKFLELKQKFSNGEVPLPSFWGGFRVKVDSMEFWQGGEHRLHDRFIYQRDEAEPQTGWKIDRLAP from the coding sequence ATGTCTGATAACAAAGAGTTTGATATTGCGGACTCGCGCCGCGAATACACCCGTGGCGGGCTGCGTCGTGCTGATTTAACCCCTGAGCCGCTGCCTTTGTTTGAACACTGGCTGAAACAGGCCTGTGACGCCCGTCTGGCTGACCCGACGGCGATGGTGGTGGCGACGGTTGATGAGCGCGGACAGCCTTTCCAGCGCATTGTGCTGCTTAAGCACTACGACGAAAAGGGGCTGGTGTTTTACACCAATCTGGGGAGTCGCAAGGCGCAGCAACTGGCAAACAACTCACGCATCAGCCTGTTGTTTCCGTGGCACATGCTGGACCGGCAGGTGATTGTGCTCGGTCAGGCAGAACGTCTCTCTACGCTGGAAGTCATGAAATACTTCACCAGCCGCCCGAAAGATAGCCAGATCGGCGCATGGGTTTCGCAGCAGTCCAGCCGAATTTCGGCACGCGGCGTGCTCGAAAGCAAATTCCTCGAACTGAAACAGAAATTCAGCAATGGCGAAGTGCCGCTGCCAAGTTTCTGGGGCGGTTTCCGCGTCAAAGTGGATTCGATGGAGTTCTGGCAGGGCGGTGAACATCGTCTGCACGATCGGTTCATTTACCAGCGTGACGAAGCAGAGCCTCAAACTGGCTGGAAAATAGACCGCCTCGCCCCCTGA
- a CDS encoding MliC family protein, translating into MKKAIIATLAGFTLAGCSQFSHQTESPTEELHYQCGTLPLTITLDKPAQQVSMVLDGEQLKLKQIESASGTQYSDGHYTFWSKGNQAFVQRGENVIIDDCVQK; encoded by the coding sequence ATGAAAAAGGCGATTATCGCTACGTTAGCAGGATTCACACTGGCAGGATGCAGCCAGTTCAGCCACCAGACCGAAAGTCCGACAGAAGAATTACACTACCAGTGCGGGACCTTACCGCTGACGATCACGCTGGATAAACCGGCGCAGCAGGTCAGTATGGTTCTCGATGGTGAACAGCTGAAACTGAAACAGATTGAGTCCGCTTCTGGCACCCAATACAGCGATGGCCATTACACGTTCTGGTCTAAAGGTAATCAGGCCTTTGTGCAGCGTGGTGAGAACGTCATTATCGACGACTGCGTCCAAAAATAA
- a CDS encoding helix-turn-helix domain-containing protein produces MSDSSSRKIVDSANIYQDFDTRFYEWEDGMSSAGFKLELPDRNREEFDWSVTGYNFGRVIGGVLTVSEHDINRQYGNLFSMPDHIVIFIVIIGGMDCQCFGERFMLSQGDILIQDMSQPIKIHVYPGEQKPRLGSYQYIIMPKHSLHFNVDIASLHGKRIPAASPVNIILRNHFATMVQVFDQMTEQEVLSTGEGAASVFLQTLHLVAGKKVEHPFEQSARLERICLYIEKHLGRPISIDILCKDFAISRSGLYRLFEPLGGIAQFIRSRRLLLAKRLLRTSSMSDQSLAAIARQCGLEPSALRRYFHEFYGTTPSEMREKFRRDAEQSGQADATHVNWVTSL; encoded by the coding sequence ATGAGCGATTCATCATCACGAAAGATCGTTGATAGTGCGAACATTTATCAGGATTTCGACACCCGTTTTTACGAATGGGAAGACGGAATGTCCAGCGCAGGTTTCAAACTTGAACTGCCGGATCGCAACAGGGAAGAATTTGACTGGAGCGTCACCGGCTACAACTTCGGCCGCGTGATTGGCGGTGTGCTGACTGTCAGTGAGCACGATATCAATCGCCAGTACGGCAACCTGTTTTCGATGCCCGATCATATCGTCATTTTCATTGTGATTATCGGGGGGATGGACTGCCAGTGTTTCGGCGAGCGGTTCATGCTGAGCCAGGGGGATATCCTGATCCAGGATATGTCGCAGCCGATTAAAATCCATGTGTATCCGGGCGAGCAGAAACCGCGTCTCGGTTCTTATCAGTACATTATTATGCCCAAGCACAGCCTGCATTTTAATGTCGATATTGCCTCGTTACACGGAAAGCGTATTCCGGCAGCCTCACCGGTGAACATCATTCTGCGCAATCATTTTGCGACGATGGTGCAGGTGTTTGATCAGATGACCGAACAGGAAGTACTGAGCACTGGCGAGGGGGCGGCGTCGGTATTCCTGCAAACACTGCATCTGGTGGCGGGGAAGAAGGTGGAACATCCGTTTGAGCAAAGTGCACGTCTTGAGCGCATTTGCCTGTATATCGAAAAGCATCTCGGCAGGCCGATCAGTATTGATATTCTGTGCAAAGATTTTGCTATTTCGCGCTCAGGGTTGTATCGCCTGTTTGAACCGCTTGGCGGCATCGCGCAATTCATTCGCAGCCGGCGCTTACTGCTGGCGAAGCGCCTCCTGCGAACCTCTTCGATGTCGGATCAAAGTCTGGCCGCCATTGCGAGACAGTGTGGCCTGGAACCCAGCGCTTTACGTCGCTATTTCCATGAATTCTATGGCACAACGCCTTCTGAGATGCGGGAGAAATTCCGCCGTGATGCTGAGCAATCGGGGCAGGCGGATGCCACTCATGTGAATTGGGTGACTTCGCTTTAA
- the gstA gene encoding glutathione transferase GstA, translating to MKLYYKPGACSLSPHIILREAGLDFSIEKVDLATKKTETGDDFLAVNPKGQIPTLLLNDGSILTEGVAIVQYLADQKPDRQLMPEQGTLARYHALEWLNYIATELHKGFSPLFNPKAPEEFKTLTREALSKKFAYVNTALKDNHFLLGTRFSVADAYLFTVMGWAKALKFDLSALTELNAYLDRVAARPAVDAALSAEGLK from the coding sequence ATGAAACTGTATTATAAACCCGGAGCCTGTTCCCTTTCCCCTCATATCATCCTGCGTGAAGCGGGTCTGGACTTCAGCATTGAGAAGGTTGATCTGGCGACCAAGAAAACAGAAACCGGTGATGACTTCCTCGCAGTGAACCCCAAGGGGCAGATCCCCACGCTGTTACTCAATGATGGCAGTATTCTGACCGAAGGCGTGGCTATCGTGCAGTATCTGGCAGACCAGAAACCAGACCGTCAGCTGATGCCGGAACAAGGCACGCTGGCCCGTTATCACGCGCTGGAATGGCTGAACTACATTGCAACTGAGCTGCATAAAGGTTTCTCGCCATTGTTTAATCCGAAAGCCCCCGAAGAGTTCAAGACATTAACCCGCGAAGCACTGAGCAAAAAATTTGCTTACGTGAATACCGCCCTCAAAGACAATCATTTCCTGCTGGGTACGCGTTTCAGCGTGGCAGATGCTTACCTGTTTACCGTGATGGGTTGGGCGAAGGCACTGAAATTTGATCTGAGCGCACTGACGGAACTGAACGCCTACCTTGACCGCGTTGCCGCACGCCCGGCTGTTGATGCGGCTCTGTCGGCTGAAGGTCTGAAATAA
- the pdxY gene encoding pyridoxal kinase PdxY: MKSILSIQSHTVFGHAGNSAAEFPMRRMGANVWPLNTVQFSNHTQYGHWTGCVMPAAHLTEIAQGIAEIDRLKDCDAVLSGYIGSPEQGQSILEIVRRVKAANPDAWYFCDPVMGHPEKGCIVAPGVAEFHCNQALVNCDIIAPNLLELELLSGHAVASVEEAVVTARELISKGPKIVLVKHLSRAGYHSDRFEMLLVTASEAWHIDRPLVDFGVRQPVGVGDLTSGLLLVNLLKGEALDKALEHVTAAVYEVMLATHAMGEYELQIVAAQDKMVKPEHHFPAVKL, translated from the coding sequence ATGAAAAGCATTCTTTCTATCCAGTCACACACAGTTTTTGGACACGCGGGTAACAGCGCGGCGGAATTCCCTATGCGTCGTATGGGCGCAAACGTTTGGCCGCTGAATACTGTTCAGTTTTCCAATCACACTCAGTACGGACACTGGACCGGCTGCGTGATGCCTGCAGCACATCTGACTGAAATTGCGCAGGGAATTGCGGAAATTGATCGTCTGAAGGATTGCGACGCGGTGCTGAGTGGCTATATCGGTTCGCCGGAGCAAGGGCAAAGTATTCTGGAGATTGTTCGTCGGGTGAAAGCTGCGAATCCCGATGCCTGGTATTTTTGCGATCCGGTCATGGGACATCCTGAAAAAGGCTGTATCGTGGCGCCGGGCGTTGCTGAGTTCCATTGCAACCAGGCGCTGGTTAACTGTGACATTATCGCGCCGAATCTGCTGGAGCTTGAACTGCTGAGCGGTCACGCCGTGGCAAGCGTTGAAGAAGCCGTCGTCACTGCGCGGGAGCTGATCAGCAAAGGCCCGAAAATTGTGCTGGTGAAGCACCTGAGCCGCGCTGGTTATCACAGTGACCGTTTTGAAATGCTGTTGGTTACTGCGAGTGAAGCGTGGCACATCGACCGTCCGCTGGTTGATTTCGGTGTCCGTCAGCCGGTTGGCGTGGGTGACCTGACCAGCGGTTTATTGCTGGTGAATTTGCTCAAGGGTGAAGCACTGGATAAAGCGCTTGAGCACGTGACCGCTGCAGTTTATGAAGTCATGCTGGCGACGCATGCGATGGGTGAATACGAGCTGCAAATCGTGGCAGCGCAGGACAAAATGGTCAAACCTGAGCATCATTTCCCGGCGGTAAAACTGTAA
- the anmK gene encoding anhydro-N-acetylmuramic acid kinase, with product MKSGRYIGVMSGTSLDGVDVVLAAIDEHMVAQQASYSHPIPLALKNAILGMCQGQQVTLEQVGTLDTQLGILFGEAVLGLLKNANISPDEVTAIGCHGQTVWHQPKGDTTFSMQLGDNNRIAAMTGITTVGDFRRRDMAWGGQGAPLVPAFHQALLADPAERRMILNIGGIANLSMLLPGQPVRGYDTGPGNMLMDAWVWRHLAQPYDKGAEWANQGRVNLRLLQQMLSDPYFAEPAPKSTGREYFNMAWLEKQLARAPEISPPDVQATLAELTAVSIAEQVQLAGGCDRLMVCGGGARNPLLMARLSAMLPGTEVCTTDACGISGDDMEALAFAWLAFRTLSGQPGNLPSVTGASRETLLGAIYPVVSTRS from the coding sequence ATGAAGTCAGGTCGCTATATCGGTGTGATGTCCGGCACCAGTCTCGACGGTGTTGATGTCGTACTGGCCGCCATTGATGAGCACATGGTCGCGCAGCAAGCCAGCTATTCACATCCTATTCCTCTGGCTTTGAAAAATGCGATCCTCGGGATGTGTCAGGGCCAGCAGGTGACGCTTGAACAGGTCGGGACGCTTGATACTCAGCTGGGTATTTTGTTCGGTGAGGCCGTATTAGGTTTGTTGAAAAATGCCAATATCTCCCCTGACGAAGTGACCGCCATTGGCTGCCACGGGCAAACTGTCTGGCATCAGCCGAAAGGTGACACGACATTTTCTATGCAACTGGGTGATAACAACCGCATTGCGGCCATGACCGGCATTACCACCGTGGGCGATTTTCGTCGCCGGGATATGGCATGGGGCGGGCAGGGCGCGCCGCTGGTGCCTGCTTTCCATCAGGCATTGCTGGCTGATCCGGCCGAGCGCCGTATGATCCTCAATATTGGCGGCATCGCGAATCTTTCAATGCTGCTGCCGGGCCAGCCGGTGCGTGGTTACGATACCGGTCCGGGAAATATGTTGATGGATGCGTGGGTCTGGCGTCATCTGGCACAGCCATATGATAAAGGGGCTGAATGGGCAAATCAGGGGCGGGTGAACTTACGTTTGCTCCAGCAGATGCTGTCTGATCCTTACTTTGCCGAACCGGCACCGAAAAGTACCGGGCGTGAATATTTCAATATGGCGTGGCTGGAAAAGCAACTGGCGCGTGCTCCTGAAATCTCCCCGCCGGATGTGCAGGCGACGCTGGCTGAACTGACCGCAGTAAGCATCGCCGAGCAAGTGCAACTGGCTGGCGGATGCGACCGGCTGATGGTGTGTGGCGGCGGGGCGCGCAATCCGTTACTGATGGCGCGACTCTCAGCCATGTTGCCGGGCACGGAAGTTTGCACCACGGATGCCTGCGGTATCAGCGGTGATGACATGGAAGCACTGGCGTTTGCCTGGCTGGCATTCCGCACGTTATCCGGTCAGCCGGGCAATTTGCCGTCGGTTACCGGTGCAAGTCGTGAAACTCTGCTCGGCGCAATTTATCCGGTTGTTTCAACCCGTTCCTGA
- the tyrS gene encoding tyrosine--tRNA ligase codes for MASSNLIKQLQERGLIAQVTDEEALAERLAQGPIALYCGFDPTADSLHLGHLVPLLCLKRFQLNGHKPVALVGGATGLIGDPSFKATERKLNTNETVNEWVEKIRQQVSPFLDFSCGENSAITANNYDWFGSMNVLTFLRDIGKHFSVNQMINKEAVKQRLNRDDSGISFTEFSYNLLQGYDFASLYDLHKVELQIGGSDQWGNITSGIDLTRRLHQKQVFGLTVPLITKSDGTKFGKTEGGAVWLDPKKTSPYKFYQFWINTADADVYRFLKFFTFMSIEDINALEEEDKTSGKAPRAQYVLAEEVTGMVHGAEGLAAAKRITQSLFSGSLSEMTEVDFGQLAQDGLELFEVPRDTDLQQALVIAGMAPSKGQARTMISSNAVSVNGEKQTDTEYSFADSDRLFGRYTLLRRGKKNYTLLLWA; via the coding sequence ATGGCGAGCAGCAACCTGATTAAACAATTGCAAGAGCGGGGCCTCATTGCCCAGGTGACGGATGAAGAAGCGTTAGCAGAGCGACTGGCGCAAGGGCCAATTGCACTCTATTGCGGTTTCGATCCTACCGCAGACAGCTTGCATTTGGGACATCTGGTGCCTTTGCTTTGCCTGAAACGCTTTCAGCTGAACGGGCACAAGCCAGTGGCTCTGGTGGGTGGCGCAACCGGTCTGATCGGCGATCCGAGCTTTAAAGCCACGGAGCGTAAGCTGAACACCAATGAAACCGTGAATGAATGGGTTGAGAAAATCCGCCAGCAGGTTTCGCCGTTCCTGGATTTCAGCTGTGGCGAAAACAGCGCTATCACCGCCAATAACTATGACTGGTTCGGCAGCATGAACGTGCTGACTTTCCTGCGTGATATCGGTAAGCACTTCTCTGTTAACCAGATGATCAATAAAGAAGCGGTGAAACAGCGTCTGAACCGTGATGACAGTGGTATCTCCTTCACTGAATTCTCTTACAACCTGTTGCAGGGTTACGATTTTGCCTCCCTCTACGATCTGCACAAAGTTGAGCTGCAAATCGGCGGTTCGGACCAGTGGGGTAACATTACGTCAGGTATCGATCTGACCCGTCGTCTGCATCAGAAACAGGTGTTTGGCCTGACCGTTCCGTTGATCACCAAATCTGACGGCACTAAATTTGGTAAAACTGAAGGTGGCGCAGTCTGGCTGGATCCGAAGAAAACCAGCCCGTACAAATTCTACCAGTTCTGGATCAACACGGCGGATGCTGACGTTTACCGCTTCCTGAAATTCTTCACCTTCATGAGCATTGAAGACATCAATGCGCTGGAAGAAGAAGACAAAACCAGCGGTAAAGCGCCACGCGCACAGTACGTTCTGGCTGAGGAAGTCACCGGTATGGTTCATGGTGCAGAAGGTCTGGCGGCCGCAAAACGCATTACGCAGAGCCTGTTCTCCGGTTCCCTGAGCGAGATGACAGAGGTCGATTTCGGCCAGCTTGCGCAGGATGGCCTGGAACTGTTTGAAGTGCCTCGTGATACGGATCTGCAACAGGCGCTGGTTATCGCCGGTATGGCACCGTCGAAAGGCCAGGCGCGTACCATGATTTCCTCTAACGCGGTTTCTGTAAATGGCGAAAAACAGACGGATACAGAATACAGCTTCGCTGACAGTGATCGTCTGTTTGGCCGTTATACCTTGCTGCGTCGCGGTAAAAAGAACTATACGCTGTTGCTCTGGGCATAA
- the dapA gene encoding 4-hydroxy-tetrahydrodipicolinate synthase, with translation MSSFSGIWVPLVTPFHQGEIDFTALKSLCTRLLKRGIDGVVVCGTTGEAPMLTKEEQLQVLDAVLEVVPGHQVIMGLSGTHMPVIREMQDAILHRPVAGLLIPAPYYIRPSQAALVAWFTEIADHATVPVVLYNIPYRTGVQMELDTFRQLAKHPRITAVKDCGGSIDLTLSLIADGELDVLCGEDVQIFSTLSLGGKGAIAASSHIFTEEFVQLIKQFKEQDIVAARKTFFGLLPMIRLMFSAPNPAAIKFALSLDGLMDNELRSPMLPAPENVELAVRGLLNQHSR, from the coding sequence ATGTCATCGTTTTCAGGTATCTGGGTCCCGCTGGTCACGCCTTTTCATCAGGGTGAGATCGACTTTACTGCACTGAAATCATTGTGCACCCGGCTGCTCAAACGGGGCATTGACGGCGTCGTCGTCTGTGGTACGACCGGTGAAGCCCCGATGCTCACCAAAGAAGAACAACTGCAGGTTCTGGATGCTGTGCTGGAAGTGGTACCGGGTCATCAGGTGATCATGGGGCTGTCAGGCACGCATATGCCAGTTATCCGTGAAATGCAGGATGCGATTTTACACCGTCCTGTTGCTGGTTTGCTGATCCCCGCGCCTTACTACATCCGCCCTTCTCAGGCCGCACTGGTCGCCTGGTTTACGGAAATTGCAGATCACGCCACAGTGCCGGTGGTGCTTTACAATATTCCTTATCGTACTGGCGTACAGATGGAGCTGGACACATTCCGTCAGCTGGCAAAACATCCGCGCATTACCGCCGTAAAAGATTGCGGAGGCAGCATAGACCTGACGCTTTCACTGATTGCTGACGGCGAACTCGACGTACTGTGTGGCGAAGACGTGCAGATATTTTCAACCCTGAGCCTGGGCGGTAAAGGGGCGATTGCTGCCTCGTCGCATATTTTCACGGAAGAGTTTGTTCAACTGATTAAACAGTTCAAAGAGCAGGATATCGTTGCCGCACGTAAAACCTTCTTTGGCTTACTGCCAATGATTCGTCTGATGTTTTCTGCCCCGAATCCGGCGGCCATTAAGTTCGCGTTATCGCTGGACGGCTTGATGGATAACGAGCTGCGTTCTCCTATGCTGCCCGCGCCTGAAAACGTTGAACTGGCCGTGCGTGGCCTCCTGAACCAGCACTCGCGCTGA
- a CDS encoding putative bifunctional diguanylate cyclase/phosphodiesterase produces MLTDIAICQAVLDALPEATVLKDNERKLVFLNQKASEFYGRPREELIGQDVSFFTDPEQSARQRERDIEVLETGEKTVNEETLVDPSGKRRNVLVRKSRVTLETRHFILTSIMDISLLRSSEAQIRYLARHDVLTGLPNRTALSEELSQIAARRMYRPDPCALFLLNLNDFNYINDTYGYQAGDAILCEFGQRLRNEVGNSGTVSRIGGDEFSIILRNNPTSEMANNLALEILVMMRQPFTLTRANPMITISFGIVMFGAENITAGEIMRRGNTALLEAKQRGKNMFSFYSELLDASSVSKRIMVKALAESLAKEGDLTCVYQPILRSHDEKVVCVEALARWNHGVLGQVSPVQFIALAEETGLVIQLGEIVLRQACRDIRNFERLNLAINVSAVQLGEPDFGPRILAVLAEEDFPPSRLELELTETSVMNANGISLSHLAKLRQVGVKISLDDFGTGYSSLSLLKDISVDSVKIDRSFVQYVTEVNDTAAIVSAVSQLGNKMHLNVIAEGVENQLQKTFLVSAGCSHLQGYLFSRPVPVEVLSTLLSNEMNMLSST; encoded by the coding sequence ATGCTTACAGATATTGCGATATGCCAGGCAGTTCTTGATGCTCTTCCCGAAGCGACAGTCCTTAAAGATAATGAGCGTAAACTGGTATTCCTTAATCAGAAAGCCAGCGAATTTTATGGACGTCCACGGGAAGAATTGATTGGTCAGGATGTTTCTTTTTTCACAGATCCTGAACAATCTGCCCGGCAGCGTGAGCGCGATATTGAAGTTCTGGAAACCGGAGAGAAAACGGTCAACGAAGAAACGCTGGTTGACCCGTCAGGTAAGCGACGCAATGTGCTGGTACGTAAATCCCGCGTCACGCTGGAGACACGGCATTTCATTCTGACCTCTATTATGGATATTTCGCTTTTGCGCAGTTCAGAAGCGCAGATCCGCTACCTTGCCCGTCATGACGTATTAACCGGCTTGCCGAACCGGACGGCATTGAGTGAAGAACTTAGCCAGATTGCCGCCCGGCGCATGTATCGCCCTGACCCCTGCGCCCTCTTCTTGTTGAATCTCAACGATTTCAATTACATCAACGACACATACGGCTATCAGGCGGGCGATGCCATTCTCTGCGAATTCGGCCAGCGTCTGCGTAATGAAGTCGGCAACAGCGGAACAGTTTCGCGCATCGGCGGCGATGAATTCTCGATTATCCTGCGCAATAATCCGACCAGTGAAATGGCCAATAATCTGGCGCTGGAAATACTGGTGATGATGCGCCAGCCGTTTACGCTGACGCGGGCTAATCCGATGATTACGATTTCATTCGGCATCGTGATGTTTGGTGCAGAGAATATTACCGCCGGCGAGATCATGCGCCGCGGGAATACGGCGCTGCTGGAAGCCAAGCAGCGCGGCAAAAATATGTTCTCGTTTTATTCTGAATTGCTCGATGCCAGCAGCGTCAGTAAACGCATTATGGTGAAAGCGCTGGCGGAATCACTGGCCAAAGAAGGTGACCTGACCTGTGTTTATCAGCCTATTTTACGCAGCCACGATGAGAAAGTCGTTTGCGTTGAAGCGCTGGCACGCTGGAACCACGGCGTGCTCGGACAAGTCTCGCCGGTACAATTTATCGCCCTGGCCGAAGAGACCGGACTGGTTATTCAGCTCGGTGAAATTGTTCTGCGGCAGGCGTGTCGGGATATCAGGAATTTTGAACGGCTCAATCTGGCGATCAACGTTTCTGCTGTTCAACTCGGTGAACCGGATTTCGGACCGCGTATTCTGGCGGTTCTGGCAGAGGAAGATTTCCCGCCTTCACGGCTCGAACTTGAACTGACCGAAACCTCAGTGATGAACGCCAACGGGATCAGCCTCAGCCATCTCGCTAAATTACGTCAGGTCGGGGTTAAAATTTCGCTCGACGATTTTGGTACCGGTTATTCCAGCCTCAGTTTGCTAAAAGATATCTCGGTAGACAGCGTGAAAATTGACCGTTCGTTTGTGCAGTACGTCACAGAAGTGAATGATACCGCCGCGATTGTTTCTGCCGTGTCTCAGCTTGGCAATAAAATGCATCTCAACGTCATTGCAGAAGGCGTTGAAAATCAGTTGCAAAAAACTTTCTTAGTATCAGCAGGTTGCTCGCACCTCCAGGGCTATCTGTTCTCGCGTCCCGTACCGGTAGAAGTGTTAAGCACGTTACTGAGCAATGAAATGAACATGTTATCCAGTACGTAA
- a CDS encoding diguanylate cyclase domain-containing protein, whose amino-acid sequence MLVPQPAVDEQARLAILASLGILDSPGIEEIDRITRMVARQFQAKAVVVSLIDADRQWFLSHTGIDIHQSCRDTSFCGHTILEPGPLIVRDARLDLRFHDNPLVTGAPHIVFYAGCALHSKEGVALGALCLIDDRPRDWCEEEQQTLLDMTALVQSYIFHLENRQYTARVEDNLAKTEALFEQTFAHAAVGFSLVGLDWRWLRINPQVCNMLGYAEYQLRACLLHDVTHSDDLYAENVLIPRLLSGEINSFCIEKLLQRANGSTLWVTLTASLVRNVAGEAHHYIVVISDITERKHIEQALYSLQGDLERRVADRTYELQVAMDQLHQEIAQRLTRERELTESKNRLRAITDNIPALICHVDANEQYTFVNHFHANWYGVEETQVSGKQVRDVVGDDSYQKIKPYIRQALQGMTVSYEIELSDHSHHAKGGVLHTTLIPCDDIRNGYYGLSTDISEIKALQAQLEFEANHDALTGLPNRRAFQQSLIHAAGKQEKADRDIALLFLDIDNFKAYNDTYGHEFGDLILKFFGYTLRENLRSQDIVARLAGDEFTVLLSGLMNTESDVSRICISLMSALHSIECIAGVPVALSASIGVAIGRARQSLLPDALLARADAAMYRAKQSGKGRYYLG is encoded by the coding sequence ATGTTAGTCCCTCAACCGGCAGTTGATGAACAGGCTCGTCTTGCCATACTGGCTTCTCTGGGGATCCTGGATTCCCCCGGAATTGAGGAGATCGACCGTATTACCCGGATGGTCGCCCGGCAGTTTCAGGCTAAGGCTGTCGTTGTTTCATTGATTGACGCGGACCGCCAGTGGTTCCTTTCTCACACCGGCATTGATATTCATCAGTCTTGCCGTGATACCTCCTTTTGCGGTCATACTATTCTCGAGCCCGGTCCGCTGATTGTCAGGGATGCCCGGCTCGATTTGCGCTTCCACGATAATCCGCTGGTGACCGGCGCGCCTCACATCGTGTTTTATGCCGGCTGTGCCTTGCATTCAAAAGAGGGTGTGGCGCTGGGCGCGTTATGCCTGATTGATGATCGCCCGAGGGACTGGTGTGAGGAGGAACAGCAGACTTTGCTGGATATGACGGCGCTGGTACAAAGTTATATTTTTCACCTTGAAAACCGGCAGTACACGGCGCGGGTAGAAGATAATCTGGCGAAAACTGAGGCTTTATTTGAACAGACATTTGCTCACGCTGCCGTCGGCTTCTCCTTAGTCGGACTCGACTGGCGCTGGCTGCGCATCAATCCGCAGGTGTGCAATATGCTGGGTTATGCCGAATATCAGCTGCGCGCCTGTTTGCTGCATGACGTGACCCATTCCGATGATCTTTATGCCGAAAATGTGCTGATTCCCCGTTTGCTCTCCGGTGAAATAAACAGTTTCTGCATAGAGAAACTTTTACAGCGGGCGAACGGCAGCACGCTGTGGGTGACTCTGACGGCCTCACTCGTGCGTAATGTGGCTGGTGAAGCCCATCACTACATTGTTGTCATCAGCGATATTACTGAGCGTAAACATATCGAACAGGCATTGTATTCACTGCAGGGGGATCTGGAACGCCGTGTGGCCGACCGGACTTATGAGTTGCAGGTGGCGATGGATCAGCTTCATCAGGAAATCGCCCAGCGTCTGACCCGGGAACGGGAACTGACGGAAAGCAAAAACCGCCTCAGAGCCATCACCGATAACATTCCCGCGCTGATTTGCCATGTTGATGCGAATGAACAATACACTTTTGTGAATCATTTTCACGCCAACTGGTATGGCGTCGAAGAGACACAGGTCAGCGGGAAGCAGGTCAGGGATGTGGTTGGAGATGACAGCTATCAGAAAATTAAGCCCTATATTCGCCAGGCTTTGCAGGGAATGACAGTAAGTTACGAAATCGAATTGTCGGATCACTCCCATCATGCCAAAGGCGGTGTTTTGCATACCACGCTTATCCCCTGCGACGATATTCGCAATGGTTATTACGGCCTTTCAACCGATATCAGTGAAATTAAAGCGTTACAGGCTCAGCTGGAATTTGAAGCAAATCATGACGCACTGACCGGATTACCAAACCGGCGCGCGTTCCAGCAGTCACTGATTCATGCCGCCGGAAAACAAGAAAAAGCAGATAGAGACATCGCATTGCTCTTTTTGGATATTGATAATTTTAAAGCGTACAACGACACCTACGGGCACGAATTCGGCGATTTAATCCTGAAGTTTTTTGGTTATACCTTACGTGAAAATCTGCGTTCACAAGATATTGTGGCGCGTCTGGCGGGAGATGAGTTTACCGTTTTGTTGAGCGGGCTGATGAATACTGAGAGTGACGTCAGCCGTATTTGCATCAGCCTGATGAGTGCTCTGCATTCCATCGAGTGTATCGCAGGTGTCCCGGTGGCGCTGTCTGCCAGCATCGGCGTGGCGATTGGTCGCGCGCGCCAGTCATTGCTGCCGGATGCGCTGCTGGCGCGGGCTGATGCCGCGATGTACCGCGCGAAACAAAGTGGAAAAGGCCGGTATTATTTAGGATGA